The Vicia villosa cultivar HV-30 ecotype Madison, WI linkage group LG1, Vvil1.0, whole genome shotgun sequence genome includes a region encoding these proteins:
- the LOC131600411 gene encoding uncharacterized protein At4g02000-like encodes MEGPNVDNLSLQEDDEEGGFCFDVEDGDEEVCDLRLCLVGRFLCDKPIHVMSMKKRVADLWRPVKGVAIKKASEGLFLFQFSHKLDMEAAIKGGPWTFGSHLLIIERVQIGVQLENIPLFHVDFWVQIHNLPAGLMLEKVGRTIANFIGEFVEYDKNNNSSFWRQYMRLRVKVDVRQPLKKNTRVKNKGGDWCTVVFKYENLGLFCFVCGILGHSEQKCEVRFAMDEDTGFRGRSNDLRVENKRFVNGGSSKWLKEEVEGSRMASQN; translated from the coding sequence ATGGAAGGTCCTAATGTCGATAATTTATCGTTACAAGAGGATGATGAGGAAGGAGGATTTTGTTTTGATGTGGAGGATGGTGATGAAGAAGTTTGTGATTTACGGCTATGCCTCGTAGGGAGATTTCTATGTGACAAACCGATCCATGTTATGTCTATGAAAAAAAGAGTGGCGGATTTGTGGCGTCCGGTTAAGGGGGTAGCAATCAAGAAAGCTTCTGaaggattgtttttgtttcaattCTCTCACAAGTTAGATATGGAAGCAGCGATCAAAGGCGGGCCGTGGACTTTCGGTAGTCACTTACTTATCATAGAGAGAGTCCAAATTGGAGTGCAACTGGAGAATATTCCCTTGTTTCATGTAGATTTTTGGGTTCAGATTCACAATCTACCGGCAGGCCTGATGTTGGAGAAGGTGGGCAGAACTATTGCAAATTTCATAGGCGAATTTGTGGAATACGACAAGAACAATAATTCGAGTTTTTGGAGACAGTACATGCGATTAAGAGTAAAAGTTGATGTCCGTCAGCCATTGAAGAAGAATACAAGAGTTAAAAATAAAGGCGGTGATTGGTGCACAGTTGTTTTCAAGTATGAGAATTTGGGGCTCTTTTGCTTTGTCTGCGGTATTTTGGGCCACTCAGAACAAAAATGTGAAGTTCGTTTTGCTATGGATGAGGATACCGGATTTAGGGGACGGTCTAATGATCTCAGGGTGGAAAATAAGAGATTTGTTAATGGAGGTAGTTCAAAATGGTTAAAGGAAGAGGTTGAAGGCAGTAGGATGGCGAGTCAGAATTAG
- the LOC131600515 gene encoding uncharacterized protein LOC131600515: MAGNNNNTNVPKPDPFHLQQLIEGSTPEGTNRPRREGQQHTADGQRGQRHEASQSNRRQQLQNVEQVQNLNETNARDGQFASSFTHTSERRRVHYEDNQEQDDIPEEADPTTILLLKELQKTNRLLRLQGDRIHELERKRRYRSPSRRHYRSRSYSSSRSPPRRYHRRSPSSSRSPPKRYRRQRSYSRSPMRKSRKNQRPKTTETGNLSPERVSRGPSKAVLKSRERSPPQDDRSNPGRAHAKSRRGRHSTSPGPSDEEDFRSPLSEEIRRARLSRGMEKPPTLDLYDGTTDPDDHIRSIEAVTPF, encoded by the exons ATGGctggcaacaacaacaacaccaacgtCCCAAAACCTGATCCCTTCCACCTGCAACAGCTCATCGAGGGTTCCACCCCTGAGGGGACGAATCGGCCTAGGCGGGAAGGGCAGCAGCATACCGCTGACGGGCAAAGGGGACAGAGGCATGAGGCCTCACAATCCAACAGAAGACAGCAACTTCAGAACGTTGAACAG GTTCAGAACCTGAACGAAACTAACGCCAGAGACGGGCAGTTTGCTTCTTCGTTCACCCATACCTCCGAGAGGCGAAGAGTTCACTACGAAGACAACCAAGAACAAGACGACATCCCCGAGGAAGCCGACCCCACAACCATCCTCTTGCTTAAAGAACTGCAGAAGACAAACCGTCTCCTCCGACTTCAAGGTGACCGCATTCACGAGCTAGAGAGGAAGCGACGATATCGTTCCCCCTCGCGGAGACACTACCGATCGCGCTCCTACTCTTCCTCGCGCTCACCACCGAGGAGGTATCATCGACGTTCCCCATCCTCTTCGCGCTCCCCGCCTAAGAGGTATCGTCGTCAGAGATCTTATTCCCGCTCTCCAATGCGAAAGAGCAGGAAAAATCAGAGACCGAAGACCACAGAAACTGGAAACCTCTCTCCCGAACGGGTTTCCCGAGGGCCTTCCAAAGCTGTGTTGAAATCCCGCGAGCGTTCCCCTCCCCAGGACGACCGCTCAAATCCAGGCAGGGCTCATGCGAAATCCCGGCGAGGCAGACACTCGACCTCCCCGGGACCAAGTGACGAGGAAGACTTCCGTAGCCCCTTGTCCGAAGAAATCCGAAGAGCTCGTCTTTCAcgagggatggaaaaaccgccGACCTTGGACCTATACGACGGGACTACCGATCCCGATGACCACATTCGAAGCATCGaagctgtaacacccttctaa